The following nucleotide sequence is from Pseudochaenichthys georgianus chromosome 17, fPseGeo1.2, whole genome shotgun sequence.
TGTTATTAAggatttaattaaaataaaaagggcATCCTGTTGAATTAACATTTCAGGGATTTTCAGTTATTACATGCCGATACTAATCACACTCTATTCTGATTGGACATTTCAGAGGTTGTTAATACTTGATAACACATCACTGCTAAGCAAAATAATGACTGTTGCTATGGAGGATCAATGGAGAGAAGGAAAGAGGTTCAAATATGTAAAGTAAGCTAACAGTAACAGGAACACGTGATGGGCTCTGGCAGCGTTTAAAGACTTGTTAGTGGAAGAGAAGCTGAACAGACTTGGACAGATACAGAACACCTGGATCAGTGCTGCCATTCATTTGAAGTAACGTTGTTGTTTCCGCTGTTCCAGCCGTTGGTGCGCCGTGGAACAGAGTGTTCTTTCTTAGCGGAAGCAATACGATCATTCTTAAGTCAATAATTCATTTTCgtttaatattgggagtcaagcCGTACTTACTTTATATTAGTAATACGAGTATTTAGAAAAGCGgtatataaatgtaatgtattcaaATGATTGTGAAATACATCATGTAAGACAAACAGACTTTTAAAAAAACCAGACTTAAAAACAATAACTTATCTCACCATATGATTTATGCTTACCTTATATCACTTATACAGATGTGTCCTATAACGCAATTTCCTAACTAGATGTAGGTTCAAGGGATTCCAGTATGTTTTATGCCAGAGTTGTCAGCATACTTTGATAATTATCTGAATATGGTATTGGATAATCGTGACATGACCTTTTTAATATGGACGCATGCTAAGGCGATTCAATTGAAAAAAAGGATGGTCCCCTTAAGTAAATAATAAAACTTGAAATATAACTGAAACATATTATTGTATATTCTTATGTAAAAAAATTATATGAAATCTAGAAACGATCCCCACAAAGCTGAACAATAGCAGTCTCTACCAACAGAATAAACTGCGCCATGACGTAATCCATAAAGCCATTTTGCAATATGCAAACACAGCCTGATTCATGTGTGGTGACTCACTGTTTAGTACCAAAGACAAGCTTCTAACTTTGAGATGAGGCCAGCCTAGGCTGTGTGAATTCTCTACTCCAAGAATAGACTTGAACCACACCCAGGACACTGGCAGTAAAGGCAGTAATTACAAGTTTACACTTCCTGAGTCAATCACTAGACTCACAAAGATGCTAAGCAGAATGACGTTCCATGGGCACTTCCTCCTACAAAGAGGGTGAGATAATAAGATTATAtgcagttttataaatattattTGCGCACATATTCTTCAGAAAACGTTGTCACACTCACCTGGGGCCCTTACAGCAGACCAGCACAAGGTGGGTGACGAAATACACAGCGCTAAAACGAAAAAAATGCAGAGATGAACATATAACAAATACAAACTTTCATTTTAATTCTTACAAAAGATCCAGGGTAAGACTTACAATGATGCCCAGTAGAGAGCTGGGTTTCTCTGTACGAACAATCTGACAGGTCGGCTGTGAGAAACAGAGGCAGGGTTAGCAGCGTGAAGCATAGAGACACAAATGCAAACAGAGATCAAACCACACTCTATATACTCACACAAATGTGAACATAGCCACAATAGATGTGGTGACGAGGAGCTGAGCAGCCAAAATCAAATACACCTGAAAAACACACGCAGAAAAAAGGGAAATTAGACCCCGTTACACATCTTTGCTCTTAGACTCAAATGAAATGATAACACACGACCGATTTTATTATGGTTTGTGCGTTTCACCTTTCTGATGAAGGCATGACGAATGCTCATACTGTCGAAGCCGCTGCCCCTCGCCGCAAACCCATCATCTGGGTCATCTGCAGAAATATGACCACAAAGACTCAATGTGTCACAGGAAATTCAAAGTTTAAAGCCAGGACAGAGGTGACGTATTGACCTTACCATggtctgttttttttcttcttcagtCTACTGTTATTTGTTCTTTACTTCCAaattaatgtattattgttatttacATTATGTATGTATCTTactccatacaaaaatgtattcCCTTTTGACCGCTTTGTGGGATGCACTATTCTAAAAttacaatacatttttttttataccAAACAAAAAATCTATGGGCCCTCTCACATCCACAATACATGGTCCAGATAATTAAGTTTGATATTAACCAACATTACAGGTGTAAAACCCCCCAAACATGGTCCGGGATACACATCTGTAGTCCATGCTGTATTACAGTTGTAATAAAGTTTCACATGTGAAAATAAATACTCAGTTATTTCCAGAGAGGATGCAAATAGGATAGGAGAGGGCAATTCcacaaaccaatcaatgtcaAGCAAAGGGAGACGACGCAGCTCACCTAGGTCATGTCATGTGTCTTTAGTGCACTCGCATTGTTGCAATGTGAAATCAAAACTAAccaaatcaaatgttttaattgCGACAATTATGTAAACCTGACTTTCTGGTGTTAAATCacaagaaaatacaaaagccTATTTCCTGAATATATTTTACTCTTAATACTGAGTGGATgttttttcaactttaataagaGTCTCAGAATTTGCTCATGCTCAGCAGTCCCAGTCTTACCAGAGCTCATGATATCTGATGGGATGTGCATGGGCGGCATGATTGGAGGGGGCATGGGGTAGCCAGCTCCTGGAGGCCCACCCGGCTGAGCCTGTCCTGGGTACGGGCCGGCAGGATAGCCCCCAGGTTGGCCCGGGTAGCCCCCAGGTTGGCCCGGGTAGCCCCCAGGTTGGCCCGGGAACATAGGGGCGTTCGGACCAGCGGGGTAAGGGGCAGAGGGCTGGCCCGGCTGGGGACCACCAAAGCCAGGGAAGCCATATGCTGGGGGTGGTGGGTATCCTCCACCCTGCGGGGCGTACAGCGGGCCCCGGGATTCGTCGTACCCTGGAGGGTAGTCTGACCTGGACATTTTACCTGTAAGCACAAATGACAGTTCATATAGCTATGTGCACAAGCTGTGGACAGATGGAGTGAACAGTAGGGCCCTGTCATGCCCTGATGTGGAATCAATATTACCTGCCAATGTCATCTTATCACATGTATCGCCCTACATTTGAAACTTGAATGTGGCTCTTATCTAATATTTTCATAAACATATTTGGAATAACTGTGTGAATGGGATTTAGCTTATAGTCTATTGTCTATAGTTACCATTTTGCATTCCATTAGCTCTTTGTTTTGGATTAATGCAAAGCAACTGTTTGCTAGGGCAAGGCAAAACTCATTTATCTATATAgcgttttttattttatagacTATAAAGTGCTTCACGCCAAACAAATCCTTCAGACGTAGTGCAAAAGAAGTGCATgaattcatttggcctttcattTCATTCTTTCAAATAGACTTAAGGCATATCTTCTTTTTAATAAAGCTCTGTTACCCCTCTCCCACCAAACCGGTTCCAGTTCTAGCTCTGTGCTAGTACTTTTTTGGTTTGGATCTAGTTCGCAGTTTAGGAACCAGTTGGGTTTCCACTACCCAGAGCCCAAGTGGTGCACAGCTGCACACTCATGACTTCACCACAACGGCGGACTGTCGCGTCAATGCTATTGATGCTTTAAAAATCGTACTAAGTGAGATTCAATTCAAGAAACACTTCTCCAACCTTGTACTCTTCTCCAGAGTTCAGCGGTTCATTGtttataggcgcgttcacattgcagtacttttcccactttagttccgaaatgtcgcgttcacaccaaaaagagccggaacaaaAATGTGTTCATCAGAACCTTTTTTATGAGAGCAGgcactttcgtgggagaaaaaggttcccatgTCTGATTAGCTGGGCGGAAaacgtaaaactcccaaaaagttttgtgaagccgccaattttattatcctcgcattagcattattagcattagcccagtgcagaaacgcagagagacttatggcaacacaaaagaaaacatgggagcggtggagatgaggaggtgtcggcgttctggcgatttactcggaaggctccCAAACTCTACtactacatggtgtacttctactcctctacagttaagaggtacatggtgtacttctactcctctacagttcagaggtacatggtgtacttctactcctctacagttcagaggtacatggtgtacttctactcctctacagttcagaggtacatggtgtacttctactacagttctgaggtacttctactcactacagttcagaggtacatggtgtacttctactcctctacagttaagaggtacatggtgtacttctactcctctacagttcagaggtacatggtgtacttctactcctctacagttcagaggtacatggtgtacttctactcctctacagttcagaggtacatggtgtacttttactccactacagttcagaggtacatggtgtacttctactacagttcagaggtacatggtgtacttctactcctctacagttcagaggtacatggtgtacttctactcctctacagttcagaggtacatggtgtacttttactccactacagttcagaggtacatggtgtacttctataccactacagttcagaggtacatggtgtacttttactcctctacagttcagaggtacatggtgtacttctactccactacagttcagaggtacatggtgtacttctactccactacagttcagaggtacatggtgtacttctactacagttctgaggtacttctactcactacagttcagaggtacatggtgtacttctactcctctacagttaagaggtacatggtgtacttctactcctctacagttcagaggtacatggtgtacttctactcctctacagttcagaggtacatggtgtacttttactccactacagttcagaggtacatggtgtacttctactacagttcagaggtacatggtgtacttctactcctctacagttcagaggtacatggtgtacttctactcctctacagttcagaggtacatggtgtacttttactccactacagttcagaggtacatggtgtacttctactccactacagttcagaggtacatggtgtacttctactcctctaaagttcagaggtacatggtgtacttctactgcactacatgtatttaacacctttagttacttcacagatgtggatgaatgatgtgaaatataatcaagtgttaaatcagactttagttccacctggagtaaatccacaagctaccctgcagtctacaaagccattcaaactagctgcaccttcaccagctttgagaacactttcatgatcaattattataaaacatatcatatatattattctgaaatggaccaatctgcacaatcactacttttactgtctttcactatattttgatgagaatacttttctattttcacttgaggaacattttgaatgcaggacttttactgtaacagagtattcctactggtacttctactttactcaagtacaagatccgagtacttctacttttactcaagtacaagatctgagtaattctacttgtactcaagtacaagatctgagtacttctactttcactcaagtacaagatctgagtacttctactttcactcaagtacaagatctgagtacttctacttttactcaagtacaagatctgagtaattctacttgtactcaagtacaagatctgagtacttctactttcactcaagtacaagatctgagtacttctactttcactcaagtacaagatctgagtacttctacttttactcaagtacaagatctgagtacttgtacttttactcaagtacaacatctgagtacttctccacctctggtagcgtattagcctgaattgtagccacaaaatcacgcagagctgcataaaaatagactcacaatggtaacaagtggaaaataatatttacaaatgtgaaCAATGATTGTAGGTAAttctgactactcaagacacctgacttatacatcttcaaaggaagactgtgttcattctacaattacatgggattgaaacaaaatgtagttttacttgtataatacttcaattttatataaaagacagtttattttcatctgttttcaaataaacaaagtattggctttcaaaatattaaacttgtttcggcaaattcagatgataaatacaactttgaagcttcggcataattacaagcggagaacggactaatttaacgtcacagcaagcaaaacaacagccggtgtttcttgggagtgtttccccgggacacaaacgcaaaaacacactcgcgagcttcccccagaccagtaatacaaacgaaaatgtgttttcgggtcaatgtgactgatttcgatagagcaagtcacatttggtttaggcacgaaacatactaccagtagaaatacattgctttcaaaatcgctctgtcgaatcaataattatatttcgtgacaataacacgaaatgccgtgagactgggttgaattacaacagtgagtgcttcatcctctgaacaccacacgatggcgactgtaacgctcctctgaaatgattgtcccctgcaattgttattattatccctcaatcgagttTGCTATTCAGCTCACTAACGTTAGCTtgaacaaacgtaacatgcaacgttagcctaatctaaaatgctcttcgacggcgtacctttcatgtggctcgtcagcgcagactctcccatcgttatttgttgcaaactttgcaggaggctactcgtgggcttgaccctactcttagccatggcttgtatttgtcttctgctagccaacgctcgttgaaacggcagcctcctggcacacagtcatctatctaaggtgcggagctgttttatgtagaagcgaagcaattcttttattttaatctaaaaagcgaactattcagtcagacagcaatttattgtaaaagtaaagcatttacattttcaagcactttatctcaatttcaagcaccattcccaaaattcaagcactttcccaaccttgaaaacaccatgtcaaatttcaagcattttcaaggatttcaagcacccgtacgaaccctgttaAGAACTACAATAAAGTGTTTCTGTTCATTGATTTACAACACAATGGCCAGGAGAAACATAC
It contains:
- the tmbim1a gene encoding transmembrane BAX inhibitor motif containing 1a, translating into MSRSDYPPGYDESRGPLYAPQGGGYPPPPAYGFPGFGGPQPGQPSAPYPAGPNAPMFPGQPGGYPGQPGGYPGQPGGYPAGPYPGQAQPGGPPGAGYPMPPPIMPPMHIPSDIMSSDDPDDGFAARGSGFDSMSIRHAFIRKVYLILAAQLLVTTSIVAMFTFVRPVRLFVQRNPALYWASFAVYFVTHLVLVCCKGPRRKCPWNVILLSIFTLAFSYVTGSVSSYYDTKAVFLALGITAVVCIAVTVFCFQTKVDFTKCQGLFCVLGIVVFVTGIITTIVLSFKYIPWLHMLYAGIGAIAFTLFLAYHTQLLIGNRKHSISPEEYVFAALSIYVDIVQIFLFLLQIIGASTK